One window of Erinaceus europaeus chromosome 6, mEriEur2.1, whole genome shotgun sequence genomic DNA carries:
- the FZD8 gene encoding frizzled-8, which yields MEWGYLLEVTSLLAALALLQRSSGAAAASAKELACQEITVPLCKGIGYNYTYMPNQFNHDTQDEAGLEVHQFWPLVEIQCSPDLKFFLCSMYTPICLEDYKKPLPPCRSVCERAKAGCAPLMRQYGFAWPDRMRCDRLPEQGNPDTLCMDYNRTDLTTAAPSPPRRLPPPPPPPPPGEQPPSGSGHGRPPGARPPARGRGGGGGGGEAGAPPARGGGGGGGKARPPGGGSAPCEPGCQCRAPMVSVSSERHPLYNRVKTGQIANCALPCHNPFFSQDERAFTVFWIGLWSVLCFVSTFATVSTFLIDMERFKYPERPIIFLSACYLFVSVGYLVRLVAGHEKVACSGGAPGAAGAGGAGGAAAAGAGAAGAAGAGAAGGRGEYEELGGVEQHVRYETTGPALCTVVFLLVYFFGMASSIWWVILSLTWFLAAGMKWGNEAIAGYSQYFHLAAWLVPSVKSIAVLALSSVDGDPVAGICYVGNQSLDNLRGFVLAPLVIYLFIGTMFLLAGFVSLFRIRSVIKQQGGPTKTHKLEKLMIRLGLFTVLYTVPAAAVVACLFYEQHNRPRWEATHNCPCLRDLQPDQARRPDYAVFMLKYFMCLVVGITSGVWVWSGKTLESWRALCTRCCWASKGAAAGGAAAGGAGGGGAGGGGGAGGGAGSLYSDVSTGLTWRSGTASSVSYPKHMPLSQV from the coding sequence ATGGAGTGGGGGTACCTGTTGGAAGTGACCTCGCTGCTGGCCGCCCTGGCGCTGCTGCAGCGCTCCAGCGGCGCGGCGGCCGCCTCGGCCAAGGAGCTGGCGTGCCAGGAGATCACCGTGCCCCTGTGCAAGGGCATCGGCTACAACTACACCTACATGCCCAACCAATTCAACCACGACACGCAGGACGAGGCGGGCCTGGAGGTGCACCAGTTCTGGCCGCTGGTGGAGATCCAGTGCTCGCCGGACCTCAAGTTCTTCCTGTGCTCCATGTACACGCCCATCTGCCTGGAGGACTACAAGAAGCCGCTGCCGCCCTGCCGCTCGGTGTGCGAGCGCGCCAAGGCCGGCTGCGCGCCGCTCATGCGCCAGTACGGCTTCGCCTGGCCCGACCGCATGCGCTGCGACCGGCTGCCGGAGCAGGGCAACCCCGACACGCTGTGCATGGACTACAACCGCACCGACCTCACCACGGCCGCGCCCAGCCCGCCGCGCcgcctgccgccgccgccgccgccgccgccgcccggcgAGCAGCCGCCCTCGGGGAGCGGCCACGGGCGGCCCCCCGGAGCCCGGCCCCCGGCGCGCGgtcggggcggcgggggcggcggcggcgaggCGGGGGCGCCCCCCGCGCGCGgaggcggtggcggcggcgggaAGGCGCGGCCCCCTGGCGGCGGGTCTGCGCCCTGCGAGCCGGGCTGCCAGTGCCGTGCGCCCATGGTGAGCGTGTCGAGCGAGCGGCACCCGCTGTACAACCGCGTCAAGACGGGCCAGATCGCCAACTGCGCGCTGCCCTGCCACAACCCCTTCTTCAGCCAGGACGAGCGCGCCTTCACCGTCTTCTGGATCGGCCTGTGGTCCGTGCTGTGCTTCGTGTCCACCTTCGCCACCGTGTCCACCTTCCTCATCGACATGGAGCGCTTCAAGTACCCCGAGCGGCCCATCATCTTCCTGTCGGCCTGCTACCTCTTCGTGTCGGTGGGCTACCTGGTGCGGCTGGTGGCGGGCCACGAGAAGGTGGCGTGCAGCGGGGGCGCGCCGGGCGCGGCcggcgcggggggcgcgggcggggcggcggcggcgggcgcgggcgcggcgggcgcggcgggcgcgggcgcggcggGCGGGCGCGGCGAGTACGAGGAGCTGGGCGGCGTGGAGCAGCACGTGCGCTACGAGACCACCGGGCCGGCGCTGTGCACCGTGGTCTTCCTGCTCGTCTACTTCTTCGGCATGGCCAGCTCCATCTGGTGGGTCATCCTGTCGCTCACGTGGTTCCTGGCGGCGGGCATGAAGTGGGGCAACGAGGCCATCGCGGGCTACTCGCAGTACTTCCACCTGGCCGCCTGGCTGGTGCCCAGCGTCAAGTCCATCGCGGTGCTGGCGCTCAGCTCGGTGGACGGCGACCCGGTGGCGGGCATCTGCTACGTGGGCAACCAGAGCCTGGACAACCTGCGCGGCTTCGTGCTGGCGCCGCTGGTCATCTACCTGTTCATCGGCACCATGTTCCTGCTGGCCGGCTTCGTGTCGCTCTTCCGCATCCGCTCGGTCATCAAGCAGCAGGGCGGCCCCACCAAGACGCACAAGCTGGAGAAGCTCATGATCCGCCTGGGGCTGTTCACCGTGCTCTACACCGTGCCCGCCGCTGCGGTGGTGGCCTGCCTCTTCTACGAGCAGCACAACCGGCCGCGCTGGGAGGCCACGCACAACTGCCCGTGCCTGCGGGACCTGCAGCCGGACCAGGCGCGCCGGCCCGACTACGCCGTGTTCATGCTCAAGTACTTCATGTGCCTGGTGGTGGGCATCACCTCGGGCGTGTGGGTCTGGTCGGGCAAGACGCTCGAGTCGTGGCGCGCCCTGTGCACGCGCTGCTGCTGGGCCAGCAAGGGCGCGGCGGCCGGGGGCGCGGCGGCGGGGGGCGCGGGCGGCgggggcgcgggcggcggcgggggcgcgggCGGGGGCGCGGGCTCGCTCTACAGCGACGTCAGCACCGGCCTGACGTGGCGCTCGGGCACGGCCAGCTCGGTGTCCTACCCTAAGCACATGCCATTGTCCCAGGTCTGA